The DNA segment CTGACGATTATGTCAGGTGAAATGATCGCCATTATGGGAGCCAGCGGCTCTGGAAAATCGACCCTGATGAATATTATTGGCTGTCTGGATCGCTTGAGCAGCGGCGAGTATTGGCTGAGAGGCCGTTCCATTTCAGAATACAACGACAATGAACTGGCCTTTATCCGCAACCGTGAAATTGGCTTTGTTTTTCAGAACTTTAATCTCCTGCCGCGCTATTCAGCCCGAAAAAATGTCGAATTGCCCCTGCTCTACAGTGCCGTTTCCAACCGGGAACGCGAACAACGGGCAATCGCAGCACTGGAGAGAGTGGGGCTGGGCAGCAAACTTAGCAACCGCCCCAATGAGCTGTCTGGAGGGCAAAAACAAAGAGTGGCCATCGCCCGAGCCCTGGTCAATCGACCGGCCATGATCATGGCCGATGAACCCACCGGAGCTCTCGATTCCCGCACAGGAGTTGAAATTATGCGTCTGTTTCAAGAGCTTAATCGAGATGGCATGACCCTGATCATTGTCACCCATGAAGCCGATATCGCTGGCTATTGCCAACGCGTGATCCGCATGCAAGATGGCAGAATTATTGAAGACACGGCCCAAACTCAAATCCAGGTAGATGCACAAGATGCTGACTAAATACTTTTCAATGGCCTTTGAGGCGCTGGTGCTCAATAAAGTGCGCTCTTTCCTCACTACTTTGGGAATGGTGATTGGGGTTTTCTCTGTGATTGTCATGATCGGCTTGGGACAGTCTTCGCAGGCCAATATCACCAACCAGATCAAGGGGCTGGGGGCCGGCGTTCTGATTATTACGCCGGGCAACCCCAAAACCCAATCCTTTGGCCCTCCGGGGGTCAATACCGCCAAAACCCTGACCCTGGATGACGCCACCAGTCTGGAAGCCTTGCCAGGCCTGCTCTACGTTTCTCCCAATGTCTTTATTCAGGCCATGCTCAAATTTGAGCGCAACAATGTGCCTGCTTCTGTACTGGGTTCCAACCCCAATATCGTTCAGGCCAGAGGTTTCAAAATCAGCTCGGGAAGGTTTTTTTCTGAACAGGAAGCACGGGTCGGCTCCCCTGTCATTGTGATTGGTTATAAACTTGCACGGGATCTGTTTAAAAATACCCTGGCAGAGCCACTGGGCTCCAAAGTGCGGATTGAAAATGCCCGTTACCGAATTATTGGCATTTTACAGGAACAGGGTTCAGGACTGTTTGGCTCCGTAGACGATCAGGCCTTTATGCCCACCAAAACCTTTCAACAGACGATCAAATCTGGCCGGGGCTTAAACTCCATCCTGCTCAAGGTTCAAGGTGAAGAACTTTTGCCTCTGGTTGAAGAGCGCACCAAAACCCTGCTGCGTTACCGCCATGCCATCCGAGCCGATGAAGAAGACGATTTTAAAGTACAAACCCAAGCCGAGCTGCTCTCCACCGTTCAAGTGGTTACTCAAGTGTTTACCTTTCTGTTGGCGGGTATTGCTGCCATTTCACTGATTGTGGGGGGCATCGGCATTATGAATATTATGTTGGTCTCAGTCACTGAACGAACGCGTGAAATTGGGGTGCGCAAAGCTGTGGGAGCCACCCGCCGGGATATTCTGATTCAGTTTCTGATTGAATCAGGCACCATTTCACTGGCTGGCGGTACGATCGGCATTCTGCTTGGCCTCTTGGTAACCCGAATCGCTACCCAGGCCATGAAACTGCCCTTCGTACTCTCTGAAGTGGCGATTATCGGGGCTTTTATCTTTTCAGCCGGAGTGGGCATGTTTTTCGGCATTTACCCAGCCAATAAGGCTTCGCGACTCGATCCTGTCGATGCCTTGCGTTACGAATAGCAGAACTTTAAACCAGACTGGTCGCTCCTAATTCAAAAGCTGATACCATTGCCATTGTCCTGGCAATTCAGCCAGATCGGGATCCCGGCTGAAACTTTGACGGCAAAAGCAAGCAAAAATAGAGGGTTCTTGAAAACGATGAGAGCCAGTACGGGCCAAATAAGCACAAAGTTGAAGATAACCTGTTTTTTGCAGGGCAATCAGTAAAAAAACAAAGAAATCAGCCTCCCAGGGCAGGCCCCATTGTAAAGCAACAAAAAAATAACGAATCAGCTCAAACCAGTTTTCAGCTTGATACGCGGCTGCAATCAAAGCCCGAAGAGTCGAGAGCATGTCAGATTCAGACAGTTTTAAAAGCCTGAATAAACGGGCTTGGATCGTTTCCAAGGCCGGATGGGGTCTTAATTTTAGCAATTGCTTGAGATAGGCCAACGCAAGCCAAGCATCCTGCTCTGCCAAGGCGCATTCCAAGAGCCCTTCCAGTGTCAAACGCAGAAACAAAGACAAATCCGTGCGCAGGGCCGGCAAACCAGGCTCAAAAAAAGAACCCAGAATAGGTTTGGCGCGCACAATTTGATCATTTTTGCTCAAGCCCCAACCGGCAAGCGCACGGCCTTCAGCCCAAAGATTCCA comes from the bacterium (Candidatus Blackallbacteria) CG13_big_fil_rev_8_21_14_2_50_49_14 genome and includes:
- a CDS encoding macrolide ABC transporter ATP-binding protein: MSAPVIHTHLLNKIYKGAVEFHALHDINLTIMSGEMIAIMGASGSGKSTLMNIIGCLDRLSSGEYWLRGRSISEYNDNELAFIRNREIGFVFQNFNLLPRYSARKNVELPLLYSAVSNREREQRAIAALERVGLGSKLSNRPNELSGGQKQRVAIARALVNRPAMIMADEPTGALDSRTGVEIMRLFQELNRDGMTLIIVTHEADIAGYCQRVIRMQDGRIIEDTAQTQIQVDAQDAD
- a CDS encoding multidrug ABC transporter substrate-binding protein, with protein sequence MHKMLTKYFSMAFEALVLNKVRSFLTTLGMVIGVFSVIVMIGLGQSSQANITNQIKGLGAGVLIITPGNPKTQSFGPPGVNTAKTLTLDDATSLEALPGLLYVSPNVFIQAMLKFERNNVPASVLGSNPNIVQARGFKISSGRFFSEQEARVGSPVIVIGYKLARDLFKNTLAEPLGSKVRIENARYRIIGILQEQGSGLFGSVDDQAFMPTKTFQQTIKSGRGLNSILLKVQGEELLPLVEERTKTLLRYRHAIRADEEDDFKVQTQAELLSTVQVVTQVFTFLLAGIAAISLIVGGIGIMNIMLVSVTERTREIGVRKAVGATRRDILIQFLIESGTISLAGGTIGILLGLLVTRIATQAMKLPFVLSEVAIIGAFIFSAGVGMFFGIYPANKASRLDPVDALRYE